The following nucleotide sequence is from Sphingomonas telluris.
TGAGATTGGTGGCGATCAGTGCGACGCTGAGCGTGCAGCCGAGTAGCTGCGCATAGACCGGCATCCCGTTCTTGTTCACGCGGGTGAAGAATTTCGGAAACACGCCGCGCTCGGCGAGGACCAGCTGCACCTCGGCCTGAAGCAGCACCCAGCCGTTGAGCGCGCCGAGAGCGCTGATCGCTGCGAAGGCGGCAACGAGCTTGCCGGCGCCCGAGCCCATCACACTACTCATCAGGTCCGCCAGCGGCGCCGACGACTTCGCCGCGACGTCCGATGGGAGCAGGAGAAGCACTGCCAGGGTGACCAGCACGTAGAGAACACCGACGAGCAAGGTGCCGATGAGGGTCGCCCTCGCGATCGTCCGCGCCGGATCGATCACGCGGCCCGCGGGGACCGTTCCGGACTCGAAGCCCTGCATGGGCCAAAGCGCCAAGGCGGCCGCACCGGCGATGGCGCTGAGCCCGATGGGCGTCGGCGCGACGTTCGTTGCCGCCACTGCAGCACCCTCGCCGCTACCGAACACGAAAAGGGCGAGCAGGATGACGGCCGCAAGCGGGATGATCTTCAGGAAGGTCGTGGCAATCTGCACGGTCCCGGAGGCCCGAACTCCCTGAAGAGCAACGCCCGTCATCAGGATCACGATGACGATCGCCGATAAGGGCCCGACTTCGGGCTGGCCGAAGAATTGGGGAGCGAATGGCGTCAGATAGCTCACGAGACCTATGCCGATCCCCGCGTTGGTTACCCACTGCGAGATCCAGTAGCTCCACATGACGAAGAAACCGGCCATCGGGCCGAAGGCGCTGGTGATGTAATCGAATGGTCCGCCGGCTTCGGGCATCAGCTTGGCGAGACCCGCGAAGACATAGGCCAGGCTCAGGGCGCCGACGACGGTGATCCCCCAGCCGTACAGGGCATTCCAGCCGTAGGGCGCCAGCGCCGCCGGGATCAGGAAAATGCCGGTTCCGATGGTGTTGCCGATGACAAGGGCGAGACAGGTCCAGAAGCCGATTTGGCGTGGAGGCGCCTGTATCTCTTGAGTCATCGGGGCACA
It contains:
- a CDS encoding amino acid permease, which encodes MTQEIQAPPRQIGFWTCLALVIGNTIGTGIFLIPAALAPYGWNALYGWGITVVGALSLAYVFAGLAKLMPEAGGPFDYITSAFGPMAGFFVMWSYWISQWVTNAGIGIGLVSYLTPFAPQFFGQPEVGPLSAIVIVILMTGVALQGVRASGTVQIATTFLKIIPLAAVILLALFVFGSGEGAAVAATNVAPTPIGLSAIAGAAALALWPMQGFESGTVPAGRVIDPARTIARATLIGTLLVGVLYVLVTLAVLLLLPSDVAAKSSAPLADLMSSVMGSGAGKLVAAFAAISALGALNGWVLLQAEVQLVLAERGVFPKFFTRVNKNGMPVYAQLLGCTLSVALIATNLSGGMIEIYSFIVLLATVATLVLYLAGAVTMLALIKRGQAKGALVTGCALIGAAYAIWTFYGAGGEATAWGAALLATGIPVYFLMRRVQARA